The sequence GGCTGGTGTTGTCGGCGTCGAAGGCGCCCCAGGCCCCGTTCTTCGACTGCATCCCCGCGTTCCAGTCGACGGCGCGGCGCACGGCCTTGTCGACCCGCGTCGCGTCGGGGTGGGCGACGCGGCGCAGCGCGAGGACCACCTCGGCGGTGTCGTCGATGTCGGGGTAGTTGTCGTTGTGGAACTCGAAGGCCCAGCCGCCCGGCGGCAGGTCGGGGCGGCGCACGACCCAGTCGCCCGGACGCACGATCTGCTCGGCGAGCATCCAGTCGGCGGCCCTGATCATCTGCGGGTGGTCGGCCGGGACGCCCGCGTCGGCGAGCGCGACGGTGGCCAGGCAGGTGTCCCAGACCGGGGACTGGCACGCCTCGATCATGCGGGCGCCGTCCTCGCGCCACACCGCGAAGCGGTCGAGCGATTCGAGCCCGGCGCGCAGCACGGGGTGGTCGAGGTCGTAGCCCAGCAGGTGCAGGGCGATGATCGAGTACACGGCGGGGGGCTGGATGCCGCCCCAGCAGCCGTCGTTCTCCTGGCGCTCGACGATCCAGGTGGCGGCGGCGCGCATCGCGGCCTCGCGCACGCGGCGCGGGGCGACCTTGCGGTAGCCGTGGAGCATCTTGTCGAGCTTGTGGAAGACGTTGTCCCAGCTGGCGACCGGCGGAGCGGGCTGGGCCGGGTTGGGGTCGGCCGGGTCGGTGTGCAGCTCTTCGAGCGCGAAGGGCGCGGGCCGCACCGGACGCTGGGCGCACACGACGGTGAGCGGCACGATCGTCTGGCGGGCCCAGCAGCCGAAGTCGTAGATGTTGAGCGGCGCCCACTTGGGGAAGAACATCAGCTCCGGAGGCATCTCCGGCAGGTCCTCCCACTTCCACCAGCCGAAGAGGGCGAGCCAGATCCGCGTGAAGACCCGTGCGCGGGCGACCCCGCCCCGGGCGCGGACGAAGGCGGCCGCCTTGCGCATGTGCGGCGCTTCGGGGCTGTCCCCGGCGAGGCGCAGCGCGACGTACCCCTCGATGGTGGCCGACAGGTCCCCGGGCCCGCCGTAGAAGGTGTTCCAGGTGCCGTCCTCCTGCTGCTCCCCACGGATGAAGAGCGCGGCGGCCTGGGTGGTGGCCTCGTCCCTGATGCCGAGGAACTGCCGCAGCAGGAGGTCCTCGGCGTCCATGGTGACGTTGGTGGCGAGATCGCCCT comes from Streptomyces sp. Tu6071 and encodes:
- the shc gene encoding squalene--hopene cyclase, which codes for MTATTDGSTGAATPPATTASAPLHLSPEASEAHEATARATRRAVDFLLDRQSDEGWWKGDLATNVTMDAEDLLLRQFLGIRDEATTQAAALFIRGEQQEDGTWNTFYGGPGDLSATIEGYVALRLAGDSPEAPHMRKAAAFVRARGGVARARVFTRIWLALFGWWKWEDLPEMPPELMFFPKWAPLNIYDFGCWARQTIVPLTVVCAQRPVRPAPFALEELHTDPADPNPAQPAPPVASWDNVFHKLDKMLHGYRKVAPRRVREAAMRAAATWIVERQENDGCWGGIQPPAVYSIIALHLLGYDLDHPVLRAGLESLDRFAVWREDGARMIEACQSPVWDTCLATVALADAGVPADHPQMIRAADWMLAEQIVRPGDWVVRRPDLPPGGWAFEFHNDNYPDIDDTAEVVLALRRVAHPDATRVDKAVRRAVDWNAGMQSKNGAWGAFDADNTSPFPNRLPFSDFGEVIDPPSADVTAHVVEMLAEEGLAHHPRTRRGIEWLLENQEANGSWFGRWGVNYVYGTGAVVPALVAAGIPAAHPAIRRSVSWLGQVQNEDGGWGEDLRSYQDTAWHGRGHSTASQTAWALLALLAAGERDSEQVRRGIAYLVETQTEDGTWDEPWFTGTGFPWDFTINYHLYRQVFPVTALGRYLNGTGPGEN